A window of the Megalopta genalis isolate 19385.01 chromosome 2, iyMegGena1_principal, whole genome shotgun sequence genome harbors these coding sequences:
- the LOC117229829 gene encoding sister chromatid cohesion protein DCC1: MDHTMLTTNNGQERTLDEIRQVLKLAVIKESDLQNVTQILYFSANDNVEKHTKLLALDEHLLETIKAGDSLTFQGTKNDSVMLCTRNKTYSVTEIETSNSCLILPNLNLFKDVNVPAINDRIMRNCDISGIFNAYFEVEQCKPKFEKLLSILEPTAFKGMEYESTIPQELLYNWDRLRNEVQASENELNRAFVDYLIANIDGYYRLISFEAEMQSLTSMLDIYEENSWELDEVDKEATYEALKELIPKSIFDALFVAYAEASGKSKQDGTPFYRYIEDKCCKSLAKVLLTVSPVTEYEQFMQSWRIGTPEKMKQKEEYLGGVAIIKWNNSILKKEVVAFSEANLSKNIDERFNQLFKAKNKWTRTEITPYVLCLTTDKLNVNALLTKYARCTMVNGVKYYSCKHGK, translated from the coding sequence ATGGACCACACGATGTTGACTACAAATAATGGACAAGAACGAACGCTGGATGAAATACGCCAAGTTTTGAAGCTGGCCGTTATCAAAGAGTCAGATTTGCAAAATGTAACGCAAATATTATATTTCTCGGCTAACGATAACGTAGAGAAACATACAAAGCTGTTGGCACTCGATGAGCACTTGTTAGAAACTATCAAGGCAGGGGATAGTTTAACATTTCAGGGGACTAAAAACGACTCTGTGATGCTATGCACAAGAAATAAAACTTACAGCGTTACAGAAATAGAAACCTCTAATTCCTGTTTGATACTACCAAATCTAAACTTATTTAAGGATGTCAATGTACCCGCAATAAATGACAGAATAATGAGAAATTGTGATATCTCAGGAATTTTTAATGCATACTTCGAGGTAGAACAATGCAAGCCTAAGTTTGAAAAATTGCTCAGCATACTCGAACCTACTGCTTTCAAAGGAATGGAGTACGAATCTACAATACCTCAAGAGCTTTTGTACAATTGGGATAGATTAAGAAATGAGGTACAAGCCAGTGAAAACGAATTGAACAGAGCATTCGTCGATTACCTTATAGCTAATATCGATGGTTACTACCGTCTAATATCATTCGAAGCAGAAATGCAAAGTTTGACTTCAATGTTGGATATATATGAAGAAAATAGCTGGGAATTGGATGAAGTGGATAAAGAAGCTACATACGAGGCCTTGAAGGAACTTATACCTAAGTCAATATTTGATGCCTTGTTTGTAGCGTACGCAGAAGCAAGTGGTAAATCAAAGCAAGATGGAACACCTTTCTACAGATACATAGAAGATAAATGCTGTAAAAGTTTGGCAAAGGTCCTTCTAACTGTTTCACCAGTCACAGAGTATGAACAATTTATGCAGTCATGGCGTATCGGTACACCAGAAAAAATGAAGCAGAAAGAAGAATATTTGGGTGGTGTAGCTATTATAAAATGGAACAATTCAATATTGAAGAAAGAAGTAGTAGCTTTTTCAGAAGCAAATTTATCAAAGAATATCGATGAAAGGTTTAATCaactttttaaagcaaaaaacaaATGGACAAGGACAGAAATAACACCTTACGTGTTGTGTTTGACAACGGATAAACTAAATGTTAATGCTCTGCTGACTAAATATGCTAGATGCACTATGGTAAATGGTGTGAAATATTATAGTTGCAAGCATGGTAAATAG